Proteins from a single region of Pseudomonas sp. BSw22131:
- a CDS encoding NUDIX hydrolase → MEFKRDRFNGVIVDAASLPDDPQALRGAVDALVALIEHERLALAWVTLPISNAQGIPVFTAAGFSFHSCLTDQLTLVRRPFEQAFVPFIPTHTVGAGAIVINDAGELLVIKERGTTGFKLPGGHVDAAERIQDSIEREVLEETGIESKCESIVAFTTKHPYQFGKSNIHFICRMTALTQRINVLDTAEIEEAKWVQLQAYLADSCNSLSNRQLVRDVAFSQGLVCTEYSANTGPHKKQEIFTAAC, encoded by the coding sequence GTGGAATTCAAACGGGACAGATTCAACGGCGTCATTGTCGACGCCGCTTCGCTGCCCGACGACCCGCAAGCGTTGCGTGGCGCCGTCGACGCGTTAGTCGCCCTCATCGAGCACGAGCGCCTGGCTCTGGCCTGGGTCACACTGCCGATCAGCAACGCTCAAGGCATTCCGGTCTTCACCGCCGCCGGCTTCTCCTTCCATAGCTGTCTGACCGATCAGCTGACCCTGGTGCGCCGCCCATTCGAGCAGGCATTCGTCCCATTCATACCCACCCATACCGTAGGGGCGGGCGCCATCGTCATTAACGACGCAGGGGAACTCCTCGTCATAAAGGAGCGAGGTACCACCGGGTTCAAGCTACCGGGGGGCCATGTAGACGCCGCTGAGCGAATTCAGGATTCGATCGAGCGCGAGGTGCTGGAGGAGACTGGGATCGAATCGAAGTGCGAATCCATCGTGGCGTTTACCACCAAACACCCCTACCAATTTGGCAAATCGAACATTCACTTTATCTGCCGAATGACGGCCTTGACGCAGCGTATCAACGTACTGGACACCGCCGAGATCGAAGAAGCTAAATGGGTACAGCTGCAAGCCTACCTGGCAGACTCCTGCAACAGCCTGTCCAACCGGCAGCTGGTCAGGGATGTAGCGTTCAGCCAAGGGCTCGTCTGCACCGAGTATTCCGCCAACACCGGGCCTCACAAAAAACAAGAGATTTTCACGGCGGCGTGCTGA
- a CDS encoding methyl-accepting chemotaxis protein: protein MLLRNWNIAPRAALGFALIALMVAFLGIFSLGKMSSIRDRATAIETDLVPSIRIVDAIRENMLRIRTISLRVALDPDPKNIDTYVSQYEARNKVLTQNITDYEAFIDTPDEQRLYARFKTDFAAYQRSMSDSFSLARSGNREALNKLLLVDMKPIVDGTGAQLSELGDIYGKGIESEGKASAAQYADSKNVVMLVIALAALITVLLAWMLTRSIVGPLKAAVQAAQHVAEGDLTKPIDVQGRDEVSQLQVALAQMQQRLRETLAEISGSSTQLATAAEELNAVTEEAGRGLQQQNDEIEQAATAVNEMSAAVDEVARNAVSTSEASKASNQSAQLGQARVSETIAAISDLSGEVEGTSLLVQRLAEQSHEIGKVLDVIRAIAEQTNLLALNAAIEAARAGESGRGFAVVADEVRALAHRTQNSTQEIEQMVGSMRSGSSAALTSMQASSLRAQTTRDLARSAGTTLEQITSGISEMYERNLVIASAAEEQAQVAREVDRNLVNIRDLSVQSANGARQTSASSHELSRLAANLSQLVQRFNV, encoded by the coding sequence ATGCTACTACGCAACTGGAACATCGCTCCCAGAGCGGCTTTGGGGTTTGCTCTGATTGCGCTGATGGTAGCGTTTCTGGGTATCTTTTCGCTGGGCAAGATGTCGAGCATCCGCGACCGCGCCACCGCCATCGAAACCGACTTGGTGCCGAGCATCCGCATCGTCGATGCGATCCGCGAAAACATGCTGCGCATCCGCACCATTTCCCTGCGGGTCGCGTTAGACCCGGACCCGAAGAACATCGACACCTACGTGAGCCAGTACGAGGCGCGCAACAAGGTGCTAACCCAGAACATCACCGATTACGAGGCGTTTATCGACACCCCCGATGAACAGCGCCTGTACGCCCGTTTCAAAACCGACTTCGCCGCCTACCAGCGCAGCATGAGTGACTCGTTCTCGCTGGCCCGAAGCGGTAATCGCGAGGCGCTGAACAAGCTGCTGCTGGTCGACATGAAGCCGATCGTCGACGGCACCGGCGCGCAGTTGTCCGAGCTGGGCGATATTTACGGCAAGGGCATCGAAAGTGAAGGCAAAGCGTCGGCAGCGCAGTACGCCGACTCCAAGAATGTGGTGATGCTGGTGATTGCCCTGGCGGCGCTGATTACCGTATTGCTTGCCTGGATGCTCACCCGCAGCATCGTCGGCCCGCTAAAGGCCGCGGTGCAGGCCGCGCAACATGTGGCCGAAGGTGACCTGACCAAACCCATAGATGTACAAGGCCGCGACGAAGTCAGCCAGCTGCAGGTGGCCTTGGCACAGATGCAACAGCGCTTGCGTGAAACCCTGGCGGAGATTTCCGGTTCGTCCACGCAATTGGCCACTGCTGCCGAGGAGCTCAACGCGGTGACCGAAGAGGCCGGCCGTGGTCTGCAACAGCAGAACGACGAAATTGAACAAGCGGCCACGGCGGTCAATGAAATGAGCGCAGCGGTGGACGAAGTGGCACGCAACGCGGTGTCTACCTCCGAGGCGTCCAAGGCCTCCAACCAATCGGCGCAGTTGGGTCAAGCGCGGGTTTCGGAGACCATTGCTGCTATCAGTGACCTTTCCGGCGAAGTGGAAGGCACCTCTTTGCTGGTGCAGCGCCTGGCCGAGCAGTCCCATGAGATCGGCAAGGTGCTGGACGTGATTCGGGCGATTGCCGAGCAGACCAACCTGCTGGCCCTGAACGCGGCCATCGAGGCCGCACGGGCAGGAGAATCCGGCCGTGGCTTTGCTGTGGTGGCCGATGAAGTCCGGGCCCTGGCCCATCGCACCCAGAATTCCACCCAGGAAATCGAGCAGATGGTTGGCAGTATGCGCAGCGGCTCCAGCGCAGCGTTGACCTCCATGCAGGCCAGCAGCTTGCGGGCCCAAACCACTCGCGACCTGGCGCGCAGCGCCGGTACGACTTTGGAGCAGATCACCAGCGGCATCAGCGAAATGTACGAGCGCAACCTGGTCATTGCCAGCGCCGCCGAAGAGCAGGCCCAGGTGGCCCGCGAAGTGGACCGCAACCTGGTGAACATTCGCGACCTGTCGGTGCAATCGGCCAATGGCGCCCGGCAGACCAGCGCCTCCAGCCACGAACTGTCGCGCCTGGCCGCCAACCTGAGTCAGCTAGTGCAACGCTTCAATGTTTAA